The Hymenobacter oligotrophus genome has a window encoding:
- a CDS encoding type I restriction-modification system subunit M has protein sequence MTAIEQLERRLWSAADQLRANSKLTSTEYSMPVLGLIFLRHASNRYLDVEPEILASLPSRGGQTRPLTKDDFTRKGALYLRPEAQYDYLLSLPKGQDVAQAIIDAMRSIEADYAEMLAGVLPKDYQIFEPELLRNLLKTFNDEGLRDAGGDVLGRIYEYFLMKFAMVGAQDNGEFFTPPSLVQTIVNFIEPNHGVVLDPACGSGGMFVQTAHFLQESGTTASRAGVVFRGQEKTELTIRLAKMNLAVHGLEGKIEEGNTFYEDKHELLGKADFVMANPPFNVDEVDAEKVKKDPRLPFGLPGVNAKSKVSNGNYLWVSYFYSYLTATGRAGFVMSSQTSSAGHGEKEVRRKLVESGAVDAMVAVRSNFFYTRTVPCELWFLDKGKPAERRDQVLMLDARNVFRKVTRKVYDFSPEQEKNLTAIMWLYRGQTVRYLGLVREYLRQLEAECTLIPDALTPADACLNLLLEAVQAFLARTDEAAEQREALATAVQEWETAQTAYRLDQQALLKDLAAYAATWGHVAKPQAVAGANGQTSLFAPPAANGAADYERQNAEQQQARQAFGPLAAQCKGLSKQLDLLAKLAARAYELAEGPALNAKADPDWDTSTLKKARKALDEQRHYAAEQLQQATYFHRQATWLQTRFPEARLQDVPALVKLVSRADIEANDWSLTPGRYVGVAPAETDEDFDFEEELRDLHLELAGLNEEAGELARIIQSNFEELL, from the coding sequence ATGACCGCTATAGAACAACTGGAACGCCGCCTTTGGAGCGCGGCCGACCAGCTGCGAGCCAACTCGAAGCTTACCTCCACAGAATACTCCATGCCCGTGCTCGGGCTCATCTTCCTCCGCCATGCCAGCAACCGCTACCTGGACGTGGAGCCTGAAATCCTGGCCAGCCTACCCAGCCGCGGCGGCCAGACGCGCCCGCTCACCAAGGACGACTTTACCCGCAAGGGCGCGCTGTACCTGCGGCCCGAGGCGCAGTACGACTACCTGCTCAGCCTGCCCAAGGGCCAGGACGTGGCACAGGCCATCATCGACGCGATGCGCTCTATCGAGGCCGACTACGCCGAGATGCTAGCTGGGGTGCTACCTAAGGACTACCAGATCTTTGAGCCGGAGCTGCTGCGCAACCTGCTCAAGACGTTTAACGACGAGGGCTTACGAGATGCTGGCGGGGATGTGCTGGGCCGCATCTACGAGTACTTCCTGATGAAGTTTGCCATGGTCGGCGCGCAGGACAACGGCGAATTCTTTACGCCGCCCTCCCTGGTGCAAACCATTGTGAACTTCATAGAGCCGAATCACGGCGTGGTGCTTGATCCGGCTTGTGGCTCGGGGGGTATGTTTGTGCAAACAGCCCACTTCCTGCAGGAAAGCGGTACTACAGCCAGCCGAGCTGGCGTGGTGTTTCGGGGACAAGAGAAAACAGAGTTAACCATCCGCTTGGCCAAGATGAACTTGGCCGTGCATGGGCTAGAGGGAAAGATTGAAGAAGGCAACACATTCTACGAAGACAAGCACGAGCTGCTGGGCAAGGCCGACTTCGTGATGGCCAATCCGCCGTTCAACGTTGACGAGGTTGACGCCGAGAAGGTAAAAAAGGACCCTCGCCTGCCCTTCGGCCTGCCGGGCGTGAATGCCAAGAGCAAGGTGAGCAACGGCAACTACCTGTGGGTGTCGTACTTCTACTCTTACCTGACCGCTACCGGCCGGGCGGGCTTCGTAATGAGCAGCCAGACCAGCAGCGCCGGCCACGGCGAAAAGGAAGTGCGCCGCAAGCTGGTGGAAAGCGGGGCCGTGGACGCTATGGTGGCCGTGCGCTCCAACTTCTTCTACACCCGCACTGTGCCCTGCGAGCTGTGGTTCCTCGACAAAGGCAAGCCGGCCGAGCGCCGCGACCAAGTGCTGATGCTCGACGCCCGCAACGTGTTCCGGAAGGTGACGCGCAAGGTGTACGACTTCTCGCCCGAGCAGGAAAAGAACCTCACGGCCATCATGTGGCTGTACCGCGGTCAGACCGTCCGTTACCTGGGCTTGGTGCGCGAGTACCTGCGCCAGCTGGAAGCCGAATGCACGCTCATCCCCGATGCGCTGACGCCGGCGGATGCCTGCCTGAACCTGCTGCTGGAAGCCGTCCAGGCTTTTCTGGCGCGCACCGATGAGGCCGCCGAGCAGCGCGAAGCCCTGGCTACCGCCGTACAGGAGTGGGAAACCGCCCAGACGGCCTACCGCCTCGACCAGCAAGCCCTGCTCAAGGACCTAGCAGCCTACGCCGCCACCTGGGGCCACGTAGCCAAGCCGCAGGCCGTGGCTGGGGCCAACGGGCAAACCAGCTTGTTTGCCCCACCCGCTGCCAACGGCGCCGCCGACTACGAGCGGCAGAACGCGGAGCAGCAGCAGGCCCGGCAGGCGTTTGGGCCGCTGGCCGCGCAGTGCAAGGGCCTGAGCAAGCAGCTCGACCTACTGGCTAAGCTAGCGGCCCGCGCCTACGAGTTGGCCGAAGGCCCGGCCCTGAACGCCAAAGCCGACCCCGACTGGGACACCAGCACCCTAAAAAAGGCCCGCAAGGCCCTGGACGAGCAGCGCCACTACGCCGCCGAGCAGCTGCAGCAGGCCACCTACTTCCACCGGCAGGCCACCTGGCTGCAAACGCGCTTTCCCGAGGCCCGCTTGCAGGACGTGCCCGCCCTGGTGAAGCTGGTAAGCCGCGCTGACATCGAAGCCAACGACTGGAGCCTGACGCCCGGCCGCTACGTGGGCGTGGCCCCGGCCGAAACCGACGAGGACTTTGACTTTGAGGAGGAACTACGCGACTTACACTTGGAACTGGCTGGCCTAAACGAGGAAGCTGGCGAGCTAGCGCGGATTATTCAATCGAATTTTGAGGAATTGCTATGA
- a CDS encoding restriction endonuclease subunit S produces the protein MSWEVVKLGSVCKVLPGFAFKSQLMGSSGIPVIKIKNINDNLGVDTLDCQCIDEAYVPEKLAKFFVSKGDILLAMTGATAGKFGRVHDNGRYLLNQRVAKIIPFDADADYIWSCLSDSKYRDLLFNIGQGAAQPNISGGQIEALDIPLPPKPVQKKISSIISAYNDLIDNNRKRIALLEKAARLLYEEWFVRLRFPGHEHTPVVDGVPVGWEKDDIRSCSSYISRGISPSYDEEAPGLVINQKCIRNNQVDLTPARNQKKPFKDDKQVLKGDVLINSTGAGTLGRVAQLWKDLPNCTVDSHVTIVRPKAESGICWLGYQLSVLEPLLENMGEGSTNQKELGRDRIASLRVLVPSSSIQHAFDQVVAPVKEQMNVLSAQNQKLQQARDLLLPRLMSGELAV, from the coding sequence ATGAGTTGGGAAGTTGTCAAGCTAGGTTCCGTTTGCAAGGTCCTGCCTGGGTTTGCCTTCAAAAGTCAATTGATGGGTTCCTCAGGAATACCTGTAATCAAGATTAAAAATATCAATGATAATCTTGGAGTTGATACACTAGACTGTCAGTGTATTGACGAAGCATATGTGCCCGAAAAGCTAGCCAAGTTTTTTGTAAGCAAAGGTGATATCCTTCTTGCAATGACTGGAGCTACTGCTGGTAAATTTGGAAGAGTACATGACAATGGTCGGTATTTACTAAATCAGCGAGTAGCTAAAATCATTCCCTTTGATGCTGATGCCGATTATATATGGAGTTGCTTAAGTGATTCTAAATATAGAGACCTGCTGTTCAATATTGGACAAGGAGCTGCACAGCCAAATATTAGCGGCGGTCAAATAGAGGCCCTTGATATTCCGCTCCCACCTAAGCCAGTTCAAAAGAAGATATCATCAATAATATCTGCATACAACGACCTCATTGACAACAACCGCAAGCGTATTGCCCTGCTGGAAAAGGCGGCGCGGTTGCTGTATGAGGAGTGGTTTGTGCGCTTGCGCTTTCCGGGGCACGAGCATACGCCGGTAGTTGATGGAGTGCCGGTGGGGTGGGAAAAGGATGATATAAGAAGCTGCTCCTCCTATATATCAAGAGGCATTTCACCCTCTTACGATGAAGAGGCACCTGGTTTGGTGATCAACCAGAAATGCATCCGAAACAATCAGGTGGACTTAACACCTGCTAGAAACCAGAAGAAGCCTTTTAAAGACGATAAACAGGTCTTAAAGGGAGATGTACTTATTAATTCAACTGGAGCTGGAACACTCGGCCGGGTTGCTCAATTGTGGAAGGATCTGCCTAATTGCACAGTGGATTCACACGTTACTATTGTTCGGCCAAAAGCGGAATCGGGTATTTGTTGGCTGGGTTATCAATTGTCAGTGTTAGAACCTCTGCTTGAGAATATGGGTGAAGGTTCCACTAATCAGAAAGAATTAGGGCGCGATAGAATAGCAAGCTTGCGGGTACTAGTACCAAGCAGCTCAATTCAACATGCTTTTGATCAGGTTGTAGCGCCAGTGAAGGAGCAGATGAATGTACTGTCTGCTCAAAACCAAAAGCTCCAACAAGCCCGTGACCTGTTACTGCCCCGCCTGATGAGCGGTGAACTTGCCGTATGA
- a CDS encoding type I restriction endonuclease subunit R: protein MSQMTEDRLVQQTMADYLRDELQWQSVYAQDHEVLGQGPESTLGRASQREVYLVRYLRKALEKLNPKLPAAAYETAIRQLTETSYKRQDLPLNRTRYQEFRDGVLVEYLNDDSEREERRLRVFDFNEPTNNHFLAVRELWVQGPTYRRRPDIVGFVNGVPLLLVELKNVHRKLRAAYEENIRDYKDTIPHLFDANAVVLISNGIDAKIGSMSGKYEHFHEWKRLQEQEPGVVQLETLLKGVCAKANFLDLFENFILFDDSAGKLVKIVARNHQFLGVNKAVEAVRRRHEQPAERAGQLGVFWHTQGSGKSYSMVLFAEKVRRKLSGNFTYLVVTDRTDLNNQIYKTFAGCGVVDNDANPCRPESGRELKRMFQEDKPYLFSLINLFNQPVTAEEPYTRRPDVIVMSDEAHRSQYGRLAINMRLALPQAQYIGFTGTPLMKDDELTRRIFGDYVSTYNFQRAVDDGATVPLYYDSRGEKLQLKNPEVNEELAAKLEELEDSHNLTNDQRRQLEQALAKSYPVLTAATRLEPIARDFVEHYTTAWESGKAMFVCLDKVTTVRVYEMVQRFWAEKEKTLAQEIAKCADDQEQAQLQRKLAWMQATKMAVVISEEQNEVATFRQWEIDIEPYRALLKKGYEGTDGKRIDVESAFKDDQHPLRVAFVCAMWLTGFDVPSLSTLYLDKPLKAHTLMQAIARANRVYQDKTNGLVVDYCGILKSLREALATFGGNLPGDEGGGGLGEVGGSGDGPSGGDSPIKPEEELLDELAKSLMTARQFLLKSGFELNDLLNATGFARNAAIAKAAELLNVKEEVRKHYQALNRDAEVKLKACVNIAGVHAYLNEYDALRIISKKLDEDRDKADITALLRQMQSVVDSAITAVAEPLVGYKKPYDMSKINFERLSQEFAKSEKKNTLTQQLKQEVEEQLKQMVAQNPTRIDFNQRYQQIIADYNHEKERQTIEETFEQLLNFVQELTEEQKRAMQEGLSEPELALYDQLLKPNLKSTEREKLKKVAHELLEALQREKLQLRWRETEETKAEVKTFIYDFLYDEQKGLPESYTPEEIEVKSGLLYEFFYQHQQVHMAA, encoded by the coding sequence ATGAGCCAGATGACCGAGGACCGGCTGGTCCAGCAAACAATGGCCGACTACCTGCGCGATGAGCTGCAGTGGCAGTCGGTGTACGCCCAAGACCACGAAGTCCTCGGTCAGGGCCCGGAAAGCACGCTGGGCCGCGCCAGCCAGCGCGAAGTGTACCTGGTGCGCTACCTGCGCAAGGCCCTGGAAAAGCTGAACCCCAAGCTGCCCGCCGCCGCTTACGAAACGGCCATCCGCCAGCTCACCGAAACCAGCTACAAGCGCCAGGATCTGCCGCTGAACCGCACCCGCTACCAGGAGTTCCGCGACGGCGTGCTGGTGGAGTATCTCAACGATGATAGCGAGCGGGAAGAGCGCCGCCTGCGGGTGTTCGACTTCAACGAGCCCACCAACAACCACTTCCTGGCCGTGCGCGAGCTGTGGGTGCAAGGGCCCACCTACCGCCGCCGGCCCGACATCGTGGGCTTCGTGAATGGGGTGCCGCTGCTGCTGGTGGAGTTGAAGAACGTGCACCGCAAGCTGCGGGCCGCCTACGAAGAGAACATCCGCGACTACAAGGACACCATCCCGCACCTGTTCGACGCCAACGCCGTGGTGCTGATTTCCAACGGTATCGACGCCAAGATTGGGAGCATGTCGGGCAAGTACGAGCACTTTCACGAATGGAAGCGCCTGCAGGAGCAGGAGCCCGGCGTGGTGCAGCTGGAAACCCTGCTGAAGGGCGTGTGCGCCAAGGCCAACTTCCTGGATTTATTCGAGAACTTCATCTTGTTCGACGACAGCGCCGGCAAGCTGGTGAAGATTGTGGCCCGCAACCACCAGTTTCTGGGTGTGAACAAGGCCGTGGAGGCCGTGCGCCGCCGGCACGAGCAGCCGGCCGAGCGGGCCGGGCAACTGGGGGTGTTCTGGCACACCCAGGGCTCGGGCAAAAGCTACTCCATGGTGCTGTTCGCGGAGAAGGTGCGGCGCAAGCTGTCCGGCAACTTTACCTACCTAGTCGTCACCGACCGCACCGACCTCAACAACCAGATTTACAAAACCTTTGCCGGCTGCGGCGTGGTCGACAACGACGCCAACCCCTGCCGGCCGGAGTCGGGCCGGGAGCTGAAGCGCATGTTTCAGGAGGATAAGCCTTACCTGTTCTCGCTCATCAACTTGTTCAACCAGCCCGTCACGGCCGAGGAGCCGTACACCCGCCGCCCCGATGTCATCGTGATGAGCGACGAGGCCCACCGCAGCCAGTACGGTCGCTTGGCCATCAACATGCGCTTGGCTTTGCCCCAGGCGCAGTACATCGGCTTCACGGGCACGCCGCTGATGAAGGACGACGAACTGACGCGCCGCATCTTTGGCGACTACGTGAGTACATACAACTTCCAGCGGGCCGTGGACGACGGCGCCACCGTGCCGCTGTACTACGACAGCCGCGGCGAGAAGCTGCAGCTGAAGAACCCCGAGGTGAACGAGGAGCTGGCGGCCAAGCTGGAAGAGCTGGAAGACAGCCACAACCTCACCAACGACCAGCGCCGGCAGCTGGAGCAGGCTTTGGCGAAGTCGTACCCTGTGCTCACGGCCGCGACGCGCCTAGAGCCCATCGCCCGCGACTTCGTGGAGCACTACACCACGGCCTGGGAATCGGGGAAGGCCATGTTCGTGTGCCTGGACAAGGTAACGACGGTGCGCGTGTACGAAATGGTGCAGCGCTTCTGGGCCGAGAAAGAAAAGACGCTAGCCCAGGAAATAGCCAAGTGCGCCGACGACCAAGAGCAGGCTCAGCTGCAACGTAAGCTGGCCTGGATGCAAGCCACCAAGATGGCGGTCGTGATTTCGGAGGAGCAGAACGAAGTGGCTACCTTCCGGCAGTGGGAAATCGACATCGAGCCGTACCGTGCCTTGCTCAAGAAGGGCTATGAGGGCACCGATGGCAAGCGTATCGACGTGGAATCTGCCTTCAAGGACGACCAGCACCCACTGCGGGTGGCCTTCGTGTGCGCCATGTGGCTCACGGGCTTCGACGTGCCTAGCCTGAGCACGCTGTACCTCGACAAGCCACTAAAGGCCCACACGCTGATGCAGGCTATAGCGCGAGCCAACCGCGTGTACCAAGACAAAACCAACGGCTTAGTGGTGGACTACTGCGGCATCCTGAAAAGCCTACGCGAGGCCCTCGCCACCTTTGGCGGCAACTTGCCCGGCGACGAGGGCGGCGGAGGCTTGGGCGAAGTGGGCGGTTCGGGCGACGGCCCCAGCGGCGGCGACTCGCCCATCAAGCCCGAAGAGGAGCTGCTGGATGAGCTGGCTAAAAGCCTGATGACGGCCCGGCAGTTCCTGCTCAAGAGCGGCTTCGAACTGAACGATTTGCTCAACGCCACAGGCTTTGCTCGCAATGCTGCCATCGCTAAGGCCGCGGAGCTGCTGAACGTGAAGGAAGAGGTACGCAAACACTACCAGGCCCTGAATCGCGATGCGGAGGTGAAGCTGAAAGCCTGCGTGAACATCGCCGGCGTACATGCCTACCTAAACGAGTACGACGCGCTGCGCATCATAAGCAAGAAGCTGGACGAGGACCGCGACAAGGCCGACATCACGGCCCTGCTGCGGCAGATGCAGTCGGTGGTGGACAGCGCAATCACGGCCGTGGCCGAGCCGCTTGTGGGCTACAAGAAGCCCTACGACATGAGCAAGATCAACTTCGAGCGGCTGAGCCAGGAGTTTGCCAAGTCGGAGAAGAAGAACACGCTCACGCAGCAACTCAAGCAAGAAGTAGAAGAGCAGCTGAAGCAGATGGTGGCCCAGAATCCCACCCGCATCGACTTCAACCAGCGCTACCAGCAGATCATCGCCGACTACAATCACGAAAAGGAGCGGCAGACGATCGAGGAGACGTTTGAGCAACTGCTCAACTTCGTGCAGGAGTTGACGGAGGAGCAGAAGCGGGCCATGCAGGAAGGGTTGAGCGAACCGGAATTGGCGCTATATGACCAGCTGCTGAAGCCGAACCTGAAGTCGACGGAGCGGGAAAAGCTGAAGAAGGTAGCCCACGAGCTGCTGGAAGCTCTGCAGCGCGAGAAGCTACAGCTGCGCTGGCGCGAGACGGAGGAAACGAAGGCGGAGGTGAAGACCTTCATCTACGACTTCCTCTATGACGAGCAAAAGGGTTTGCCGGAGTCGTACACGCCGGAGGAGATAGAGGTGAAGAGTGGACTGCTGTACGAGTTTTTCTACCAGCATCAACAAGTGCATATGGCAGCGTAG
- a CDS encoding SH3 domain-containing protein yields the protein MKISTFCLWLVIVIECIAYGSFAQVYVKGYTRRDGTYVQPHYRTSPNHTVTDNYSYPGNYNPNTGLVTGGRRRTSPPTYVPASTGTSRSSASRSSTTATVRRISSGTYRIQSPMDVPLRAAPAVSSAEIYTCLRNSTVYVIEDVNDIYCKVQAHGYTGYISKGFLIESQVGNTTSPYTYRQPTNSTSTTNKSALTQVTSLYGSFGRETTVVEKSNVKYKYRTHFDSPIGVPLRSAPHIDADQVYLCPLTSIVNVIEDNNPRYYKVSVDGRIGYVAKTLCK from the coding sequence ATGAAAATTTCTACATTCTGCCTTTGGCTTGTTATAGTGATTGAGTGTATTGCTTACGGGAGCTTTGCTCAAGTTTATGTTAAAGGCTATACACGTAGGGATGGAACCTATGTACAGCCTCATTATAGAACATCACCTAATCACACAGTTACAGATAACTATAGCTATCCCGGTAACTATAACCCGAATACTGGGCTAGTCACTGGAGGCAGGCGGCGCACGAGTCCTCCCACCTATGTACCCGCTTCAACAGGGACATCTAGATCATCTGCCAGTCGTAGTTCAACGACCGCTACAGTCCGTAGAATTTCCAGCGGTACTTATCGAATCCAGTCTCCTATGGATGTACCGTTAAGGGCAGCACCAGCAGTATCATCCGCAGAAATTTATACGTGCCTCAGAAATTCAACCGTATATGTTATTGAGGACGTGAATGACATTTATTGTAAAGTGCAAGCGCATGGGTATACAGGTTATATCTCCAAAGGATTTTTAATAGAAAGCCAAGTAGGAAATACTACCAGCCCATATACATATCGCCAACCTACTAATAGCACATCCACCACAAATAAATCCGCCCTCACTCAGGTTACATCTCTCTACGGGTCATTTGGTAGAGAGACTACTGTTGTGGAAAAGAGCAATGTGAAATACAAGTACCGAACACACTTCGATTCCCCTATAGGAGTGCCGCTTAGGTCTGCGCCCCACATTGATGCAGACCAAGTCTATCTATGCCCGTTGACATCCATCGTTAACGTGATTGAGGATAATAATCCACGTTATTATAAGGTTAGTGTAGATGGGCGAATAGGCTATGTGGCGAAAACGCTGTGTAAATAG